A stretch of Onychomys torridus chromosome 2, mOncTor1.1, whole genome shotgun sequence DNA encodes these proteins:
- the Plod1 gene encoding procollagen-lysine,2-oxoglutarate 5-dioxygenase 1, producing MRPLLLLALVAWLLLAQAKDDAKLEDNLLVLTVATKETEGFRRFRRSAQFFNYKIQALGLGEDWSTDSGLSAGGGQKVRLLKKALEKHADKEDLVILFTDSYDVVFASGPRELLKKFQQAKSQVVFSAEELIYPDRRLEAKYPTVSDGKRFLGSGGFMGYAPNLSKLVAEWEGQDSDSDQLFYTKIFLDPEKREQINISLDHRCRIFQNLDGALDEVVLKFEMGHVRARNLAYDTLPVVIHGNGPTKLQLNYLGNYIPRFWTFETGCTVCDEGLRSLRGIGDEALPTVLVGVFIEQPTPFLSLFFLRLLRLRYPQKQMRLFIHNHEHHHKLEVEQFLAEHSSEYQSVKLVGPEVRMANADARNMGADLCRQDQTCTYYFSVDADVALTEPDSLRLLIEQNKNVIAPLMTRHGRLWSNFWGALSADGYYARSEDYVDIVQGRRVGVWNVPYISNIYLIKGSALRAELRHVDLFQYSKLDADMSFCANVRQQEVFMFLTNRHTFGHLLSLDNYQTTHLHNDLWEVFSNPEDWKEKYIHENYTKALAGKLVETPCPDVYWFPIFTETACDELVEEMEHYGQWSLGDNKDNRIQGGYENVPTIDIHMNQITFEREWHKFLVEYIAPMTEKLYPGYYTRAQFDLAFVVRYKPDEQPSLMPHHDASTFTVNIALNRVGEDYEGGGCRFLRYNCSVRAPRKGWALMHPGRLTHYHEGLPTTKGTRYIAVSFVDP from the exons ATGCGGCCCCTGCTGCTCCTGGCTCTGGTGGCCTGGCTCCTTCTGGCCCAGGCGAAGGACGACGCCAAACTGGAGG ACAACCTTCTGGTCCTCACTGTGGCCACGAAAGAGACGGAGGGCTTCCGCCGCTTCAGGCGCTCAGCTCAGTTCTTTAACTACAAGATTCAG GCACTGGGCTTGGGGGAGGACTGGAGCACGGACAGTGGACTGTCAGCAGGTGGAGGGCAGAAGGTCCGGCTGCTGAAGAAGGCACTGGAAAAGCACGCAGACAAGGAAGACCTGGTTATTCTCTTCACTGACAG CTATGATGTGGTGTTCGCCTCGGGACCTCGGGAGCTCTTGAAGAAGTTCCAGCAGGCCAAGAGCCAGGTGGTCTTCTCAGCTGAGGAGCTCATCTACCCCGACCGGAGACTGGAGGCCAAGTATCCAACAGTCTCTGACGGCAAGAGGTTTCTGGGCTCTGGAG GCTTCATGGGTTATGCCCCCAACCTCAGCAAACTGGTGGCCGAGTGGGAGGGCCAGGACAGTGACAGTGACCAGCTCTTTTACACCAAGATCTTCTTGGACCCGGAGAAGAGG GAGCAAATCAATATCAGCCTGGACCACCGCTGCCGAATCTTCCAGAACCTGGATGGAGCCTTGG ATGAAGTCGTACTCAAGTTTGAAATGGGCCATGTGAGAGCGCGGAACCTGGCCTATGACACCCTTCCAGTGGTCATCCATGGCAATGGGCCCACCAAG CTGCAGCTGAACTACCTGGGCAACTACATTCCTCGATTCTGGACCTTCGAGACGGGCTGCACCGTGTGTGATGAGGGCCTCCGCAGCCTCAGGGGCATTGGG GATGAAGCTCTGCCCACTGTCCTGGTCGGTGTGTTCATTGAGCAACCGACGCCGTTCCTATCCCTGTTTTTCTTGCGGCTGCTGCGCCTACGATACCCCCAGAAACAGATGAGGCTCTTCATTCACAACCAC GAACACCACCACAAGCTTGAGGTAGAGCAGTTTCTGGCAGAGCACAGCAGTGAGTACCAGTCCGTGAAGCTAGTGGGTCCTGAGGTGCGCATGGCCAACGCGGACGCCAGGAACATGGGCGC AGACTTGTGCCGCCAAGACCAGACTTGCACCTACTATTTCAGTGTGGATGCTGATGTGGCTCTGACTGAGCCAGACAGCCTACGGCTCCTGATTGAACAAAACAA GAATGTCATCGCTCCACTCATGACCCGCCATGGGAGGCTCTGGTCCAACTTCTGGGGGGCACTGAGTGCAGATGGGTACTATGCCCGCTCTGAGGACTACGTGGATATTGTGCAGGGACGGCGTGT CGGCGTCTGGAATGTGCCTTACATCTCAAACATCTACCTGATTAAGGGCAGTGCCCTGCGGGCTGAGCTGCGGCATGTAGACCTGTTCCAATACAGCAAGCTGGATGCCGACATGAGTTTCTGTGCCAATGTCCGGCAGCAG GAGGTGTTCATGTTCCTGACCAACCGACACACCTTTGGCCATCTGCTGTCCCTAGATAACTACCAGACCACCCACCTCCATAATGATCTCTGGGAGGTGTTCAGCAACCCTGAG GATTGGAAAGAGAAGTACATCCATGAGAATTATACCAAGGCTCTGGCGGGGAAGCTGGTGGAGACG ccttGTCCGGATGTCTACTGGTTCCCCATCTTCACGGAGACGGCCTGTGATGAGCTGGTGGAGGAGATGGAGCACTATGGCCAGTGGTCTCTGGGTGATAATAAG GACAACCGTATCCAGGGCGGCTATGAAAATGTCCCCACTATTGACATCCACATGAACCAGATCACCTTTGAGCGGGAGTGGCACAAGTTCCTGGTGGAGTACATCGCCCCCATGACTGAGAAGCTCTACCCTGGCTACTACACCAGG GCCCAGTTTGATCTCGCCTTCGTTGTACGCTATAAGCCTGACGAGCAGCCTTCATTAATGCCTCACCACGACGCCTCTACCTTCACTGTCAACATAGCCCTCAACAGGGTCGGGGAAGATTATGAG GGCGGAGGCTGCCGATTTCTGCGCTATAACTGCTCCGTGAGAGCCCCGAGGAAGGGCTGGGCCCTCATGCACCCTGGGCGCCTCACACACTACCACGAAGGCCTTCCCACCACCAAGGGCACCCGCTATATTGCTGTGTCCTTCGTCGATCCCTAA